The Musa acuminata AAA Group cultivar baxijiao chromosome BXJ1-3, Cavendish_Baxijiao_AAA, whole genome shotgun sequence genome window below encodes:
- the LOC103978196 gene encoding uncharacterized protein LOC103978196 yields MASSSSSPSSKGWTSAKVSRIASRVYFVLIIFQIPLFRIPCRSGMCTTPIQVTSSQLIANEIFPPSVVKALLYPGAVVQGLITNMALPSWSGLLDMYNLTEAKNAAPNVDLQRLEVLAGSYFSVAGALVGLINPGRMTLFGTLLIVWGLVKEGVLGKVANADLYVYPTILVALVCAFSSINYKANKAVMRGQAAAAIAKPLKSSAKSKLK; encoded by the exons ATGGCTTCCTCTTCGTCGTCGCCGTCGTCGAAGGGATGGACGAGCGCCAAAGTCTCCCGCATCGCCTCTCGCGTCTACTTCGTCCTCATTATCTTTCAAATCCCTCTTTTCAG GATCCCATGCAGATCGGGGATGTGTACGACACCGATACAAGTAACATCTTCACAATTGATCGCAAATGAAATATTCCCTCCATCTGTCGTGAAGGCTCTCCTGTACCCTGGAGCCGTCGTCCAGGGTCTCATTACCAACATGGCCTTGCCAAGCTGGAGCGGTTTGCTCGACATGTATAACCTGACAGAAGCGAAAAATGCAGCGCCAAATGTGGATCTCCAGCGTCTAGAG GTTCTTGCAGGTAGCTACTTCTCCGTAGCAGGGGCACTAGTTGGTCTGATAAATCCCGGCAGGATGACCTTATTCGGAACACTTCTCATTGTTTGGGGCCTTGTGAAAGAAGGTGTGCTTGGAAAAGTAGCAAATGCAGATCTCTATGTCTACCCGACGATTCTGGTAGCACTAGTTTGTGCTTTCTCATCCATCAATTACAAGGCGAACAAGGCGGTGATGAGAGGTCAGGCTGCTGCAGCCATTGCTAAACCGTTGAAGAGTTCTGCCAAGTCGAAGCTTAAATAG